The Pleuronectes platessa chromosome 23, fPlePla1.1, whole genome shotgun sequence genome contains a region encoding:
- the LOC128430070 gene encoding uncharacterized protein LOC128430070 isoform X5 produces the protein MEILSQIKLEIPPTSTHPVIQCVIQDDLKSLKKLLRDNNINGLFPCTELDDFITPLIAAVVYQKRDIVIYLLKEKGDPNAVSKKFLTTLHCVGLHNAQAAYARMLLDAGADPDGRLPQPVTPLQMAGFLDRDEVVKELLTAGALVDLIQGTKPEHHALNHKIAQTIFRLAFSGDELCSKLRDFVEMKIAVLNGQNPEEVFRTFDSRMLFVDPQTHLTMIEMLFNVTGKDEDKYRRESIKWLKETGNLNSFITGAVSRLPKIHQEHVHCSIRSLHVVFCTMAQIPDEQALVIIPRLLERLGYKATPDIELLEAVQSTLYVIIQKTQVTNVWHFSFIEKLCWTVAPFVNDRYSSDTRVYTYGIVGNLLSDELAVSIFTSAGITSVPVEILAYADMKMNDKLKEVLRRLKDHLSKLNGECEGARKKTLDPNDEVSSASTDPAVPAEASGTHNWLPISKRWREKLERLVHCLKTDESKVTRIGSIAYISDVEFRIANGSDGTEVFLGLRESDGQEIAIKRMSKTNYQVLKNEEVLLRLPKLYDSCVVKYVDFAEDENFGYLCLQLCEYTLEEHIRRTDVRLRPEELVYDVLESLKALHCKEPQILHRDLKPQNVLIGQEQKAGWPPKL, from the exons GTTGTATATCAAAAGAGGGATATTGTCATTTACCTTCTAAAGGAGAAAGGCGATCCAAATGCTGTTTCCAAAAAGTTCTTGACAACTTTGCATTGCGTTGGACTGCACAATGCACAGGCAGCTTATGCAAGGATGTTACTTGATGCAGGCGCCGATCCAGACGGACGGTTACCACAGCCAGTCACACCTCTGCAAATGGCCGGCTTTTTGGACAGGGATGAGGTCGTGAAAGAGCTCCTCACTGCTGGTGCACTGGTAGACTTGATACAAGGGACTAAACCTGAACATCATGCTTTAAACCATAAAATAGCTCAGACAATTTTCAGGTTGGCTTTCAGTGGTGATGAACTATGTTCCAAATTAAGGGATTTTGTGGAAATGAAAATTGCTGTGCTAAATGGACAAAATCCAGAAGAAGTGTTTAGAACTTTTGACAGTCGTATGCTATTTGTTGATCCTCAGACTCATCTGACCATGATTGAAATGCTCTTTAATGTTACTGGGAAAGATGAAGATAAATACCGCAGAGAAAGCATCAAATGGCTGAAAGAAACTGGAAACTTGAACTCCTTCATTACAGGGGCAGTGAGTCGCCTTCCAAAAATTCATCAGGAACATGTACATTGTTCGATAAGAAGTTTACATGTAGTCTTTTGCACAATGGCGCAGATACCAGATGAGCAAGCACTGGTTATCATCCCCAGACTATTGGAAAGACTTGGCTACAAAGCGACACCTGATATTGAGCTGTTAGAAGCTGTTCAGTCAACACTATATGTGATAatacagaaaacacaagtcACAAATGTCTGGCATTTCAGTTTTATTGAGAAGTTGTGCTGGACAGTTGCTCCTTTTGTCAACGATCGATACTCCTCTGACACCCGAGTCTACACATATGGCATAGTTGGAAACCTGCTGTCTGATGAACTTGCCGTTAGCATCTTTACATCAGCGGGGATAACGTCAGTGCCAGTGGAGATACTGGCATATGCAGATATGAAAATGAATGACAAGCTGAAAGAAGTGCTCAGACGACTGAAAGATCATTTGAGCAAACTCAACGGGGAGTGTGAAGGGGCAAGGAAAAAGACCCTAGACCCAAATGATGAAGTTAGCAGTGCTTCAACTGATCCAGCAGTTCCAGCTGAAGCATCGGGAACACACAACTGGCTACCAATTAGCAAGAGGTGGAGGGAAAAATTAGAGAGGCTTGTACACTGCTTAAAGACTGATGAAAGTAAAGTCACCAGAATTGGAAGCATTGCTTACATCAGTGATGTTGAGTTTCGCATAGCGAATGGGAGCGATGGTACTGAAGTCTTCTTGGGGCTGCGAGAAAGTGACGGCCAAGAAATTGCAATTAAGAGAATGTCTAAAACCAACTATCAAGTGCTGAAGAATGAGGAAGTACTTCTGAGACTTCCAAAGCTGTACGACAGCTGTGTTGTGAAATATGTTGACTTTGCAGAAGATGAGAACTTTGGATATCTTTGTCTTCAACTTTGTGAATACACCCTGGAAGAACATATCAGAAGGACTGATGTCAGGCTGCGTCCAGAAGAACTTGTCTATGACGTCCTTGAAAGTCTAAAGGCACTTCATTGTAAAGAACCACAAATTCTCCACCGAGATCTCAAACCACAAAATGTTTTGATCG GGCAGGAACAGAAGGCTGGATGGCCACCGAAACTTTAA